In the genome of Bradyrhizobium sp. CB3481, the window CGGCCGATGCCAGCCAAGACCAGCAATCCCCCGGATCAACCCGCCGAGACGCCGCATTATCACGGCCACCGCGAGCGCCTGCGCGAGCGCTTCCACGCGGCCGGGCCGGAGGCGCTGAGCGATTACGAGCTGCTGGAGATGGCGCTATTCCCGGCCTTGCCCCGCCGCGACACCAAGCCGCTGGCCAAGGCGCTGCTGAATAAATTCGGCTCGTTCGCCGAAGTGATCCACGCCCCCGTTGCGCGCCTGCGCGAAGTCGACGGCATCGGCGAAGCCTCGATCAACCAAATCAAGCTGCTGGCGGCCGCCGCGCACCGCGTCGCCAAGGGCGAGATCAAGCGCAAGGTCGCGCTGTCGTCCTGGAATGACGTGATCGATTATTGCCGGACCGGCATGGCATTCGCCGACAAGGAGCAATTCCGCCTGCTGTTCCTCGACAAGCGCAACCAGCTAATCGCCGACGAGATCCAGCAGACCGGCACCGTCGACCACACCCCGGTCTATCCGCGCGAGGTGATCAAGCGCGCGCTCGAACTGTCGGCGACCGCGCTGATCCTGGTGCACAACCACCCTTCCGGCGATCCGACACCCTCGCAGGCCGACATCCATATGACGAAGGCGATCATCCAGATCGCCACCCCACTCGGCATTTCCGTGCACGATCACATCATCGTCGGCAAGAATGGGCACGCGAGCCTGAAGGGGCTGCGGCTGATCTAGGAGCACATGTTGATTAACGACCCTTTCCTGTCTGACCAGAAGATAGCGGAGATCATACTCCGTGTTGCCTCCGAAATCAGACACGCCGACAGGCCGCGCCGGCAAACAGCCATCCGCGACCTGTCCGATCTCTGCCGGAAAGTCCGGGTTCGCGCGCGCGCAGCGATTCCCGTCTGGCTTGAGCTCCTGGACGATGAAGACAAGGAGGTCGGCGAGAGCGCGAGCTATGGCCTCAGCCATTGTGCGCCAGACAGCATCGAACCGTTGATCGAGCAGCTCAGGCACAATAATCACCTCGTGCGCCAGCGCGCATGCTCGTCGTTCGGGACGATCGGCAAAGAGGCAGTTCTCGCCACAGACAGTATCCTGCCGCTGCTCGAAGACTCCGCTCAGGCGGTGCGCTCTCGCGCAGCCTGGGCCCTTGGTCTGATCGGAGACGGCCGTCAACGCACAATTGCTGTCCTGTTCGACATGGCACGCACGGGAATGACAGAGGATCGGCGCGCTGCCTTGCATGGCCTTGGCAGCGTTGCAAAAGCGGCCATAGACCTCGCGCCATTGCGCGCACGTCAGCAGGAAATCTTCGACGCGCTCACAGACGAGGATGACGACGTCCGCTGGAGCGCCTGCTACGCCATCGAATCCCTCGATCTCGATCCGGCGACTCACGTCGACCTGATCGTGCCTCGGTTATCGGATCGATCCGCGCGGGTTGAGGAGATTGCGATCTGTCAACTGAAAGAGCTCGCGGACGACGTCGATCTCACGTCCCACCTTGCGCCGATCTGTCAGGTCGTCCGGGGCGCGCGAAAACGCTCGGCGGCTACCGCCTGCAAGGTGATTGGCATGTTGGGCCCGAGGGCGCATGCGGCCGTGCCGTCCCTCATCGACGCGCTGAACGGCGAAGACGACTTCACCGTCATCGCTGCCGCTGTGGCACTGTGGCGTGTAGACGGCCGCATTGACGCGTCGCGGCCCCACCTGGCAAGGCTGTTCCCCGATTCCGGCGAAACAGTGTGCGACGCGATCAGTCAGATTGGCCCTGCTGCGACTCCACTCATCGGTCAAGTTCGTGCGGCGCTGGAGTCCGATGATTGGGACTTGCAGTGGGCCGCCGCCGACGCACTGGGCTCCATGGGCTCTGGCGATCCTGCAACCCTTTCGGCGCTAACGGCAGCGCTCGGACACGACAGCGGCATCGTCGTGTCGGCGGCAGCAACGGCACTTGTCCGCATTGGTGTCGCGGCGGTACCGGCACTCTCGGACACTCTTGTGCAGCAAGGCGATCCGCGCGCAGAATGGGCGGCGGACGCGTTGGGACGGATCGGGCCGGCCGCCGTCGCGGCAGCTGAATTGCTACTCGCACAATTGCACTCATCGCGACCCGGGCTGGCGGCGTGGTCAGCAATCGCCCTGGCGAAGATCACGGGGGATGAAAGGGCCGTGCCTATGCTGGTGAAACTTCTCGAAAGGACGGACCGCGCCGACTTGAGACAGCAGGCAGCCCTCGGTCTCAAGGCTGTTGGGCCGCGGGCGTGCGGTGCCGTCGGGGCCCTGAATGCGCTGCTTGAGGATCCGGATGACGATGTCAGGACGGCCGCCGAGGCAGCGCTATCTGCCGTAACAGCGGCGCGCCACTAATCATCTCGGCAAGAACGGCCATGCGAGCCTGAAGGGGATGAAGCTGATTTGATCTTGTCGGGCGAAATGCGCTCCGCTCATTGTGCACACGCCGCCTGCATTTACCATTTATTAACTCTGCGCTTCGCGCTTTGGTGAATGCGTGAGAGAGTAGTTCAGCGGATGAGAGGGGTAGCTCATTCTCGAATGAGAGGGGATCCATGATAGCTCAACTGGC includes:
- the radC gene encoding DNA repair protein RadC; protein product: MPAKTSNPPDQPAETPHYHGHRERLRERFHAAGPEALSDYELLEMALFPALPRRDTKPLAKALLNKFGSFAEVIHAPVARLREVDGIGEASINQIKLLAAAAHRVAKGEIKRKVALSSWNDVIDYCRTGMAFADKEQFRLLFLDKRNQLIADEIQQTGTVDHTPVYPREVIKRALELSATALILVHNHPSGDPTPSQADIHMTKAIIQIATPLGISVHDHIIVGKNGHASLKGLRLI
- a CDS encoding HEAT repeat domain-containing protein, producing MLINDPFLSDQKIAEIILRVASEIRHADRPRRQTAIRDLSDLCRKVRVRARAAIPVWLELLDDEDKEVGESASYGLSHCAPDSIEPLIEQLRHNNHLVRQRACSSFGTIGKEAVLATDSILPLLEDSAQAVRSRAAWALGLIGDGRQRTIAVLFDMARTGMTEDRRAALHGLGSVAKAAIDLAPLRARQQEIFDALTDEDDDVRWSACYAIESLDLDPATHVDLIVPRLSDRSARVEEIAICQLKELADDVDLTSHLAPICQVVRGARKRSAATACKVIGMLGPRAHAAVPSLIDALNGEDDFTVIAAAVALWRVDGRIDASRPHLARLFPDSGETVCDAISQIGPAATPLIGQVRAALESDDWDLQWAAADALGSMGSGDPATLSALTAALGHDSGIVVSAAATALVRIGVAAVPALSDTLVQQGDPRAEWAADALGRIGPAAVAAAELLLAQLHSSRPGLAAWSAIALAKITGDERAVPMLVKLLERTDRADLRQQAALGLKAVGPRACGAVGALNALLEDPDDDVRTAAEAALSAVTAARH